One segment of Thermodesulfovibrio sp. 3907-1M DNA contains the following:
- a CDS encoding FAD-dependent oxidoreductase — translation MPAKKTTQREMPKIGLHETIIPYEEVVKWVDEKSVIIHGNVKGRRIPSRILEDYIQEAVREGARNLHVYADGQHGIGGRIYPQGEPVRVTVEGPVGQRCGSMGMFGTEIVVKNGVSDDVGWLNCGAKITVLGDATNGAWNAAAQGILYVQGSGGARCDTMTKHNPRFDPPQSWYFRDVGDSFAEFKAGGIAVICGVNPRNPRTVLGYRPCVGMVGGVIYFRGRIEGYSERDVKLLELSEQDWQWLCENLKPFLTAIDRMDYYDELTKDVEQWRKLVPFTPQERRRRRWFKIEISEFRKNYWEKEVGQGGIFAEYIDHEPTVIPYIVTGKYRRYKPVWANEKYAPPCAYSCPTNIPTHKRTALIRLGKIKEALELVLQYSPLPATVCGMICPNLCMQACTRGRIDMPISVKELGKASALLPPPKKAEPTGHKVAVIGAGPAGMSVAWQLSLKGHSVTVFEATDKIGGKIELCIPEHRLDKKILHMEIERFIEVVPDVRLNTKVTKELFEKIRKEYEFVVIAVGAHKPRKIPFPGSEHTISAYEFLRATNEGKPFDLKGKKVVIIGAGNVGMDAAVEAFLCGAEKVTAIDIQKPASFGAELERAQQKGVEILWPKFTEKYVPEEKKIYFKDGTSLDADFVIMAIGDMPDLDFIPPQIHTEKGWVVINEFFQTSDPKVYAIGDVTGLGLVTHAIGHGRILAEYLHGELMHAPVTRDLRQRIPYEKIKLDYYERCRATSSLEQEAERCLSCGSCRDCHMCEMTCYWGAISRVEKPDGRYEYVVDDNKCIACGFCVGICPCGVWEMVENI, via the coding sequence ATGCCTGCTAAGAAAACAACACAAAGAGAAATGCCAAAAATTGGCTTACATGAAACCATTATCCCATATGAAGAAGTGGTAAAATGGGTTGATGAAAAATCTGTAATTATTCATGGAAATGTAAAAGGAAGAAGGATTCCCTCAAGAATTCTTGAGGACTACATTCAGGAAGCTGTCAGAGAAGGTGCAAGAAATCTACATGTCTATGCTGATGGACAGCACGGAATTGGTGGAAGAATATATCCACAGGGTGAGCCTGTGAGAGTTACTGTAGAAGGACCTGTTGGACAGAGATGTGGTTCAATGGGAATGTTCGGCACAGAGATAGTGGTAAAAAATGGAGTTTCCGATGATGTTGGATGGCTCAACTGTGGTGCAAAAATCACAGTGCTTGGAGATGCTACAAATGGAGCATGGAATGCTGCTGCACAGGGAATTCTTTATGTTCAGGGAAGTGGTGGTGCAAGATGTGATACAATGACAAAACACAATCCAAGATTTGATCCTCCTCAGTCCTGGTATTTCAGAGATGTGGGGGACTCCTTTGCTGAGTTTAAAGCTGGCGGAATTGCAGTAATCTGTGGAGTAAATCCGCGGAATCCAAGAACAGTGCTTGGATACAGACCCTGCGTTGGAATGGTAGGTGGTGTAATTTATTTCCGTGGCAGAATTGAGGGATACAGTGAAAGAGATGTAAAACTTCTTGAACTAAGTGAACAGGACTGGCAGTGGTTATGTGAAAATCTTAAGCCATTTCTTACTGCCATTGACAGAATGGATTATTATGATGAACTCACAAAAGATGTTGAGCAATGGCGTAAACTTGTCCCCTTTACACCACAGGAAAGAAGAAGGAGAAGATGGTTTAAGATTGAAATCTCAGAATTCAGAAAAAACTACTGGGAAAAAGAAGTTGGTCAGGGTGGAATATTTGCTGAATACATTGACCATGAACCCACTGTTATCCCATACATAGTAACTGGCAAATATCGTAGATACAAACCAGTATGGGCAAATGAAAAATATGCTCCACCCTGTGCATACAGTTGTCCAACAAACATACCAACCCATAAAAGAACAGCGCTGATCAGACTTGGCAAAATAAAAGAAGCACTTGAACTCGTACTTCAATACAGTCCTCTTCCTGCAACTGTATGTGGAATGATTTGTCCAAATCTATGCATGCAGGCATGTACCCGTGGCAGAATTGATATGCCCATCTCTGTAAAAGAGCTCGGTAAAGCTTCAGCCTTGCTTCCTCCCCCAAAGAAGGCAGAACCAACAGGACATAAAGTAGCTGTGATTGGAGCAGGACCTGCAGGAATGTCTGTTGCATGGCAACTAAGCCTTAAAGGACACAGTGTCACAGTGTTTGAAGCAACAGATAAAATTGGTGGAAAAATAGAGCTTTGTATTCCAGAACATAGACTTGACAAAAAAATTCTTCACATGGAAATAGAAAGATTCATTGAAGTTGTGCCAGATGTTCGTCTTAATACAAAGGTTACGAAGGAGCTTTTTGAAAAAATACGTAAAGAATACGAATTTGTCGTTATAGCAGTTGGAGCTCATAAACCAAGAAAAATCCCTTTCCCCGGGTCAGAGCATACTATCTCAGCGTATGAATTTTTAAGGGCAACAAATGAAGGTAAACCATTTGATCTTAAAGGGAAAAAAGTGGTTATAATTGGTGCTGGCAATGTGGGAATGGATGCTGCAGTAGAGGCTTTTTTGTGTGGAGCAGAAAAAGTAACTGCAATTGATATTCAGAAACCTGCATCTTTTGGAGCAGAGCTTGAACGGGCACAACAAAAAGGTGTGGAGATCCTCTGGCCCAAGTTCACTGAAAAATATGTTCCAGAGGAAAAAAAGATTTACTTCAAGGATGGAACAAGTCTTGATGCAGATTTTGTAATTATGGCAATAGGTGATATGCCTGACCTTGATTTTATTCCGCCACAGATTCATACTGAAAAGGGCTGGGTCGTTATAAATGAATTTTTCCAGACATCTGATCCAAAAGTCTATGCAATTGGTGATGTAACAGGCTTGGGGCTTGTCACTCATGCAATTGGGCATGGAAGAATTCTTGCCGAGTATCTGCATGGAGAGTTGATGCATGCACCTGTAACAAGGGATTTAAGGCAGAGAATCCCCTATGAAAAAATCAAACTTGACTACTATGAAAGATGTCGCGCCACATCTTCTCTTGAGCAGGAGGCAGAGAGGTGTCTTAGTTGTGGCTCATGCAGAGACTGTCACATGTGTGAGATGACCTGTTACTGGGGTGCAATAAGCAGAGTGGAAAAGCCTGATGGAAGATATGAGTATGTTGTTGATGACAATAAATGCATTGCCTGTGGCTTCTGTGTAGGGATATGCCCCTGCGGTGTGTGGGAGATGGTTGAGAATATTTAA
- a CDS encoding glutamate synthase-related protein yields the protein MEPATGLRLDFNHKLTLKEFPYIIRWREDRCKRCGQCTAVCPQGAIRPAVKYVRVIESGGDTPKPRPVRRIIHVIEQVNDIEHYCTGCAICSLVCPNNAIEPEYNPQNKFLFYKNRGGEGYKRGGRRNDPGVSTLDRLKFTRISMLTDPALDAGRHEFRVRSYIGRILPPEELPLKVEDGRLVVDKSSGKFIPPVREIFPIMIGSMSIGALSPTMWEGLAMGVAYLNEVEGIPVVMCSGEGGFPPRLLKSRYVKYFILQIASGYFGWDSIIHTLPYMTEDPAAIEIKYGQGAKPGDGGLLMAPKVIKLIAEIRGVPQFVDLPSPPTHQTKYSIEESVMKMIQSMSMAFGFRVPVYPKISGTRTAKAVLNNLARNPYAAALCIDGEDGGTGAAYNVSLDKMGHPIASNIRECYLDLVKQGKQNELPLIAAGGIGKKGNLAANAAALIMLGASAVAVGKYIMQATADCLGDEYNRCNICNTGKCPRGITTQDPKLYRRLDPDKVAERLVEVFKAADVELRKIFAPMGRSTELPIGMSDGLSIDDKAMAERLEISYAC from the coding sequence ATGGAACCAGCTACAGGTTTAAGACTTGACTTTAATCATAAATTAACACTAAAAGAGTTTCCTTACATAATTCGCTGGAGAGAAGACCGTTGCAAACGCTGCGGACAATGTACAGCAGTATGTCCTCAGGGAGCCATCAGACCTGCCGTTAAATACGTGAGAGTTATTGAATCAGGTGGAGATACTCCAAAGCCAAGACCTGTAAGAAGAATAATTCATGTAATTGAACAGGTTAATGATATTGAACACTATTGCACTGGATGTGCCATATGTTCTCTTGTATGTCCAAATAATGCTATAGAGCCTGAATACAATCCTCAGAATAAATTTTTATTTTATAAGAATCGTGGAGGAGAAGGATACAAAAGAGGTGGGAGAAGAAATGATCCAGGCGTATCAACTCTTGACAGACTTAAGTTCACAAGAATCTCAATGCTTACAGACCCTGCCCTTGATGCTGGAAGACACGAATTTAGAGTCCGCTCATACATAGGAAGAATTCTTCCTCCAGAGGAATTGCCTCTTAAAGTTGAAGATGGCAGACTTGTTGTTGATAAATCCTCAGGAAAGTTTATTCCGCCAGTAAGAGAAATATTTCCTATAATGATTGGAAGCATGTCTATTGGCGCACTTTCTCCAACAATGTGGGAAGGACTTGCAATGGGAGTTGCCTATCTTAATGAGGTTGAAGGAATTCCTGTTGTTATGTGCTCAGGTGAAGGAGGCTTTCCTCCAAGACTTCTTAAATCAAGATATGTGAAATATTTTATTTTGCAAATTGCTTCAGGTTATTTTGGCTGGGACAGCATAATTCACACTTTACCATATATGACTGAAGACCCTGCAGCAATAGAAATAAAATACGGTCAGGGTGCAAAACCAGGAGACGGTGGCTTATTGATGGCTCCAAAGGTTATAAAATTGATTGCAGAAATAAGAGGAGTTCCTCAATTTGTAGATCTTCCTTCACCTCCAACTCATCAAACAAAGTATTCAATTGAAGAGTCTGTTATGAAGATGATCCAGTCAATGTCAATGGCTTTTGGCTTCAGAGTGCCGGTTTATCCTAAAATTTCTGGAACCCGGACTGCCAAAGCAGTTCTTAACAATCTTGCAAGAAACCCCTATGCTGCTGCTTTATGCATTGATGGGGAAGACGGTGGCACAGGAGCTGCATACAATGTATCTCTTGATAAAATGGGACATCCAATTGCATCAAACATCAGAGAATGCTATCTTGATCTTGTAAAACAGGGTAAACAGAACGAGCTTCCACTTATTGCTGCAGGAGGAATTGGTAAAAAAGGAAATCTCGCAGCAAATGCAGCAGCACTAATAATGCTTGGTGCAAGTGCAGTTGCTGTTGGAAAATATATAATGCAGGCAACTGCTGACTGTCTTGGCGATGAATACAACCGTTGCAACATATGCAATACAGGAAAGTGCCCAAGAGGAATAACAACGCAAGACCCTAAACTTTACAGGCGTCTTGATCCTGATAAAGTTGCAGAAAGGCTTGTGGAAGTATTTAAGGCTGCTGATGTTGAACTTCGTAAGATATTCGCACCGATGGGAAGAAGCACAGAGCTTCCAATTGGAATGTCTGATGGATTAAGTATAGATGATAAAGCAATGGCAGAAAGGTTGGAGATAAGCTATGCCTGCTAA
- a CDS encoding glutamate synthase, which yields MCRLAAITSSKYFSPMENILALETMKEGHDGSGLGLTLKDLGGEFKDLKKYPILSGICSRKGKEILDDYMKECGFKLMHEWTPKIKPVKGIIRRDYYFARVYDYPDDWKDKSDREKEDLLMNTRLTLRKMGEADESIFVFSFYPDIVTIKEVGDPLELAEFFGLDKDNLEAKIIFAQGRQNTNYQIYLYACHPFFIQGYCTMTNGENTAFVPIREFLMSRGFPGYVGYNSDSEVFCHILHYSVRQLGFPLTYYKDIITPLKWEEIQQRPDREALSLLKMSLRPLCIDGPNMVIGFTPDGTCFMVQDAKKLRPGVVGGVKGKYALMSELCGLDKVIPERDKSKDIYPMKYDMVIVSPGAKEVKVWNQLQV from the coding sequence ATGTGTAGATTGGCAGCTATAACATCATCTAAATATTTTTCACCAATGGAAAATATTCTTGCCCTTGAAACAATGAAAGAAGGACACGATGGCTCAGGGCTTGGGCTTACACTTAAGGATCTGGGAGGAGAGTTTAAAGATTTAAAAAAATATCCTATACTTTCAGGAATTTGCTCAAGAAAGGGCAAAGAGATTCTTGATGATTACATGAAAGAGTGTGGCTTTAAGCTAATGCATGAGTGGACACCTAAAATTAAACCTGTAAAGGGTATCATTAGAAGGGACTATTATTTTGCAAGAGTTTATGATTATCCTGATGACTGGAAGGATAAATCAGACAGAGAAAAAGAAGACCTTCTTATGAATACGAGATTAACCCTGAGAAAAATGGGCGAAGCCGATGAATCAATCTTTGTTTTTTCTTTTTATCCTGATATTGTAACCATCAAAGAAGTGGGTGATCCTCTTGAACTTGCCGAATTTTTTGGACTTGATAAAGACAACCTTGAGGCGAAAATAATATTCGCTCAGGGAAGGCAGAATACTAACTATCAAATATATCTTTATGCATGTCATCCCTTCTTTATTCAGGGATACTGCACAATGACAAATGGTGAAAATACTGCCTTTGTTCCTATTAGAGAGTTTCTTATGAGTAGAGGATTTCCTGGCTATGTGGGATATAATTCAGATAGTGAAGTGTTCTGCCACATACTGCATTATTCTGTAAGACAGCTTGGATTTCCGCTTACTTATTATAAAGACATAATTACTCCATTAAAATGGGAAGAAATACAACAGAGACCTGACAGAGAAGCTTTATCACTTTTAAAAATGTCCCTTCGTCCTCTTTGTATTGACGGTCCTAATATGGTGATAGGTTTTACTCCTGATGGCACATGCTTTATGGTTCAGGATGCAAAAAAACTGAGACCAGGAGTCGTAGGAGGCGTAAAAGGTAAATATGCACTTATGTCAGAGCTTTGTGGACTTGACAAAGTCATTCCTGAAAGAGATAAATCAAAAGATATATATCCAATGAAGTATGACATGGTGATTGTATCACCAGGTGCAAAGGAGGTAAAAGTATGGAACCAGCTACAGGTTTAA
- the glnA gene encoding type I glutamate--ammonia ligase — protein sequence MTYTKPRDEKDVMKLVKEMNVKFVRLWFTDILGQLKSFAVPVEELEMAFSEGMGFDGSSIHGFARIDESDMIARPDPTTFAILPWRPSESAVARMFCDIYEPDGTPYKGDPRYILKLNLEKAAKKGYTFYLGPELEFFYFKSDRNPETLDEGGYFDYPLDAAEDLRRDTILALEQMGIKVEYSHHEVAPSQHEIDLRYAEALQMADIVMTYRVVVKEIAKKHGVYATFMPKPLFGENGSGMHTHQSLFKGDKNAFFDAKDKYYLSDVAKSYIAGVLTHIKEITLVLNQWVNSYKRLVPGYEAPVYICWARRNRSALIRVPLYKPGKEKATRIELRSPDPACNPYLAFACMLNAGLTGVEKKYKLPEPVEKDVYHLDPEERKALGIDNLPGSLIEAIEYAEKSELLRETLGDHIFTNLIESKKKEWDDYRIRIFPYEIERYLPIL from the coding sequence ATGACTTACACAAAACCGAGAGATGAAAAGGATGTAATGAAACTGGTCAAGGAGATGAATGTCAAGTTCGTAAGACTGTGGTTTACTGATATTCTCGGACAGCTAAAAAGCTTTGCCGTTCCAGTTGAAGAACTTGAAATGGCTTTTTCAGAAGGAATGGGGTTTGATGGTTCATCAATTCACGGATTTGCAAGGATTGATGAGTCAGACATGATTGCAAGACCTGATCCAACAACCTTTGCTATTCTTCCATGGAGACCATCAGAAAGCGCTGTTGCAAGAATGTTCTGTGATATCTATGAGCCTGATGGAACGCCTTACAAAGGAGACCCCAGATATATTCTGAAGTTAAATCTTGAAAAAGCTGCAAAAAAAGGTTACACCTTTTATCTTGGTCCAGAGCTTGAGTTTTTCTATTTTAAATCGGACAGAAATCCCGAAACTCTTGATGAAGGCGGATATTTTGATTATCCCCTTGATGCTGCAGAAGACCTGAGAAGAGACACTATCCTGGCTCTTGAACAGATGGGTATCAAAGTGGAATACTCACATCATGAAGTGGCACCTTCTCAGCATGAAATAGACTTGAGGTATGCTGAAGCTTTACAGATGGCAGACATTGTTATGACATACAGAGTTGTGGTAAAAGAGATTGCCAAGAAGCATGGTGTTTATGCCACATTCATGCCAAAACCACTTTTTGGTGAAAACGGAAGCGGAATGCATACCCATCAGTCTCTATTTAAAGGTGATAAAAATGCCTTTTTTGATGCAAAAGACAAGTACTACCTTTCAGATGTGGCGAAAAGCTACATAGCAGGAGTCTTAACTCACATAAAAGAAATTACTCTTGTTTTGAATCAGTGGGTTAACTCATACAAAAGGCTTGTTCCTGGTTATGAAGCTCCTGTTTATATCTGCTGGGCAAGAAGAAATAGGTCTGCACTTATAAGAGTTCCACTTTATAAACCCGGCAAAGAAAAAGCAACGAGAATTGAGTTAAGAAGTCCAGACCCAGCATGCAATCCCTATTTAGCCTTTGCATGTATGTTAAATGCGGGATTGACAGGAGTGGAGAAGAAGTATAAACTGCCTGAGCCAGTTGAAAAGGATGTTTATCATCTTGATCCAGAAGAAAGAAAAGCTCTTGGTATAGATAATCTTCCGGGTAGCTTGATTGAAGCCATTGAATATGCTGAAAAAAGTGAATTGCTCAGAGAAACTCTTGGAGACCACATATTCACAAATCTCATTGAGAGCAAAAAGAAGGAGTGGGATGACTATCGCATCAGAATTTTCCCCTATGAAATTGAAAGATATTTACCGATTCTTTAA
- a CDS encoding radical SAM protein, producing the protein MSTCKICNNFSPYIAKHPGVCLNCIRKKPSQAITVALQSHTASRLTYGLPPSPPKAEDAVQCKICANECRIAEGQYGYCGLRKNERGKLIALQRNHGKLNWYLDPLPTNCVADWVCPAGTGSGYPDFAYTNGPEYGYYNLAVFFHACSFNCLYCQNWHFKEETFKPETRTVDELLRDITSAVSCICYFGGDPSPQIIFAIEASRRAIKEKKTKILRICWETNGSMNKAYLEKMIELSLQSGGCIKFDLKAWDESLHIALTGVSNKRTLENFAYVAKFFEKRSVPPLLIGSTLLVPGYIDSEEVSNIAKFIASLNPEIPYRLLGFYPHFYMSDLPLTSKKLAHECYEAALSAGLKNVSIGNVHLLK; encoded by the coding sequence ATGTCAACTTGCAAAATTTGCAATAATTTCTCTCCCTACATTGCAAAACATCCTGGAGTTTGTCTTAACTGTATAAGAAAAAAGCCATCTCAAGCTATTACAGTGGCTTTACAATCCCATACAGCAAGCAGACTCACCTATGGATTACCTCCATCGCCTCCAAAAGCTGAAGATGCAGTTCAGTGTAAAATTTGTGCAAACGAATGCAGAATTGCAGAAGGGCAGTATGGATATTGTGGATTAAGAAAAAACGAAAGAGGAAAATTAATTGCTCTTCAACGCAATCATGGAAAACTTAACTGGTATCTTGATCCTCTTCCGACAAACTGTGTTGCAGACTGGGTATGCCCTGCTGGAACTGGTTCTGGATATCCAGATTTTGCCTATACCAATGGACCTGAATACGGATACTACAATCTTGCAGTATTTTTTCACGCCTGTTCCTTTAACTGTCTTTACTGTCAGAACTGGCATTTTAAAGAAGAAACCTTTAAACCAGAAACAAGAACCGTTGATGAGTTATTAAGAGACATTACTTCAGCTGTATCCTGTATATGTTATTTTGGAGGTGATCCTTCGCCTCAAATAATTTTTGCCATTGAGGCATCACGCAGAGCAATTAAAGAAAAAAAGACAAAGATATTGAGAATATGCTGGGAGACCAATGGTTCAATGAATAAAGCCTATCTTGAAAAAATGATTGAGTTGAGTCTTCAGTCAGGAGGCTGTATCAAGTTTGACCTGAAAGCATGGGATGAGTCTCTGCACATTGCATTAACAGGAGTTTCAAATAAAAGAACCTTAGAAAATTTCGCCTATGTGGCAAAGTTTTTTGAAAAAAGATCTGTTCCACCACTTCTTATTGGAAGTACTCTCTTAGTCCCTGGATATATAGATAGTGAAGAAGTAAGTAATATAGCTAAATTTATTGCCTCATTAAATCCTGAAATTCCCTACCGTTTACTTGGATTTTATCCTCATTTTTATATGAGTGATCTTCCTTTAACTTCTAAAAAATTAGCCCATGAATGCTATGAAGCTGCTTTAAGTGCAGGGTTAAAAAATGTTTCCATTGGCAATGTTCATTTATTAAAATAA
- a CDS encoding rhomboid family intramembrane serine protease: MIPIRDCLPRRYTPYMTWLIIALNSFIFIFELMFPKEDLDYLFHIFGVVPAKYMLVASLPLDPFYYLPFLTSMFLHGGWFHLISNMWVMWIFADNVEDKMGSFRFLIFYLICGFGASWIHCLINPASTIPTVGASGAISGVLGAYMVMFPHARVITLFPILFFPFFFALPAFFYILMWFFIQLFSGLGSLLSPADVGGVAWWAHVGGFLFGIILHRVFVIKKRLRIYDDHFDYYCAWGRFL; the protein is encoded by the coding sequence ATGATACCAATAAGAGATTGCCTTCCAAGAAGATACACTCCATACATGACATGGTTGATTATAGCTCTGAATTCATTTATCTTCATTTTTGAACTCATGTTCCCAAAAGAGGACTTAGATTATCTATTTCACATATTTGGTGTTGTTCCTGCAAAATACATGCTTGTAGCCTCCCTTCCTCTTGATCCTTTTTATTATCTTCCTTTCTTAACGAGTATGTTTCTTCACGGAGGATGGTTTCATTTAATCAGCAACATGTGGGTAATGTGGATTTTTGCTGACAATGTGGAAGACAAGATGGGTTCTTTCAGATTTTTAATTTTCTATCTTATTTGCGGATTTGGAGCAAGCTGGATTCACTGCCTCATCAATCCAGCTTCAACAATACCTACAGTTGGAGCTTCAGGTGCAATTTCAGGTGTTTTAGGTGCCTATATGGTAATGTTTCCGCATGCAAGAGTGATAACTTTATTCCCCATTTTATTTTTTCCATTCTTTTTCGCGCTTCCTGCATTTTTCTATATTCTCATGTGGTTTTTTATTCAACTTTTTTCAGGGCTTGGCTCTCTTCTTAGCCCAGCAGATGTGGGTGGAGTTGCCTGGTGGGCACATGTAGGAGGCTTTCTGTTTGGAATTATATTACATAGAGTTTTTGTAATCAAAAAACGACTCCGTATATACGATGACCACTTTGATTACTACTGTGCCTGGGGAAGATTTTTATAA
- a CDS encoding DedA family protein, with protein MFDLIDLLLHIDIYLETLFSQIGNWIYVVLFFIVFSETGFVVTPFLPGDSLLFTVGALSSRQLLCPLSSLIILSIAATVGNTVNYHVGKFVGPKVFSKENSFFFNKKHLYTTAQFYERHGAKTIIIARFLPILRTFAPFVAGIGRMRYLKFQIYNIVSSILWSGSLIATGYFFGNLPFVKKNFSMFILGIIIVSVMPSIWKAISIKRSKLK; from the coding sequence ATGTTTGATTTGATTGATCTCCTTCTTCATATTGACATTTATCTTGAAACTCTCTTTTCTCAGATTGGCAACTGGATTTATGTTGTGCTTTTCTTCATTGTTTTCTCAGAAACAGGATTTGTTGTAACGCCATTTTTGCCAGGTGATTCTCTTCTTTTTACTGTAGGAGCTTTATCTTCAAGGCAATTACTCTGTCCATTGAGCTCCTTAATTATTTTAAGTATTGCCGCTACAGTGGGAAACACTGTAAACTATCATGTTGGTAAATTTGTTGGTCCGAAAGTTTTCTCAAAGGAAAACTCCTTTTTTTTCAACAAAAAGCATCTTTATACAACTGCCCAATTCTATGAAAGACATGGAGCAAAAACTATAATAATAGCGAGATTTTTGCCAATTCTTAGAACCTTTGCACCATTTGTAGCAGGCATAGGAAGAATGAGATATTTAAAGTTTCAGATTTACAATATCGTTAGTAGCATTCTCTGGAGTGGCTCTTTAATTGCCACAGGTTATTTCTTCGGAAATCTTCCCTTTGTGAAAAAGAACTTTTCCATGTTCATACTTGGTATTATTATTGTTTCAGTCATGCCGAGCATATGGAAAGCTATATCAATTAAAAGGAGTAAATTAAAATGA
- a CDS encoding cofactor-independent phosphoglycerate mutase, with the protein MKYIVIVPDGAADYPLDELGGLTPLQAANTPNMDYLASCGIAGSVRNIPEAFPPGSDVANLSILGYDPKVYYTGRAPLEAVSMGLNLSKNDVAYRCNLVTLKFSDKKRIFMEDYSAGHISSEEAKILIEEIDKKLGSDALRFYPGVSYRHIMLWKNGSDDVECSPPHDITGKEISMYLPIGRSAQMLKELIFRSMDILKDHPVNKKRASQGKKPANSIWLWGQGRTPTLPKFQEKYGISGALISAVDLTKGLGILAGFHIINVPGATGWIDTNYEGKAEYALNALERVDFVYVHIEAPDEAGHQGDYKLKIKAIEDIDSIVIRRILEEAPKRFKEFRILLLPDHPTPVKVRTHTAEAVPFVIYDSNHIEKKDKKFSEEILTSPDLHIEDGYKLMSLFIFGHV; encoded by the coding sequence ATGAAATACATTGTCATTGTTCCTGATGGTGCAGCAGATTATCCCCTTGATGAGCTGGGAGGACTTACTCCTTTACAGGCTGCCAATACTCCCAATATGGATTATCTTGCTTCATGTGGCATTGCAGGCTCAGTTAGAAATATTCCTGAGGCATTTCCTCCTGGAAGTGATGTGGCAAACCTGAGCATTCTTGGTTATGACCCGAAAGTTTACTATACAGGAAGAGCACCACTTGAAGCTGTAAGCATGGGATTGAATCTATCAAAAAATGATGTGGCATACAGGTGCAATCTTGTTACGCTGAAATTTTCAGATAAAAAAAGGATTTTCATGGAAGATTACTCAGCCGGTCACATATCTTCTGAAGAGGCAAAAATTCTTATTGAAGAGATAGATAAAAAACTTGGAAGTGATGCTTTGAGATTTTATCCTGGAGTAAGTTATCGTCATATAATGTTATGGAAAAATGGTTCAGATGACGTAGAATGTAGCCCCCCTCATGACATTACAGGAAAGGAAATCTCTATGTATCTTCCTATAGGCAGAAGTGCTCAAATGCTAAAAGAGCTTATTTTCAGGTCAATGGATATTCTTAAAGACCATCCTGTGAATAAAAAAAGAGCATCTCAAGGCAAAAAACCTGCAAACAGTATATGGCTGTGGGGGCAGGGACGGACTCCAACGCTACCAAAGTTTCAGGAAAAATACGGAATTTCAGGTGCTCTTATTTCCGCAGTGGATTTAACAAAAGGGCTTGGAATTTTAGCAGGATTTCATATAATAAATGTTCCCGGAGCAACAGGCTGGATAGATACAAACTATGAAGGCAAGGCTGAATATGCACTTAATGCACTTGAAAGGGTTGATTTTGTATATGTCCACATAGAAGCGCCTGATGAAGCAGGACATCAGGGTGATTACAAACTGAAAATTAAAGCAATTGAAGATATTGACAGCATTGTTATCAGGAGAATTCTTGAGGAAGCACCAAAGCGTTTCAAAGAGTTTAGGATTCTCCTACTTCCAGATCATCCAACACCAGTAAAAGTAAGAACCCATACTGCTGAAGCGGTCCCATTTGTAATTTACGATAGCAACCATATTGAAAAGAAAGATAAAAAATTTTCAGAGGAAATTCTTACTTCTCCCGATCTTCACATAGAAGATGGCTACAAACTTATGAGTTTATTTATATTCGGACATGTTTGA